In Methanocaldococcus lauensis, a single genomic region encodes these proteins:
- a CDS encoding acylphosphatase, whose translation MATTYELKICGKVQHVGFRDRIENLGRALGISGIVYNYKDGTVRILANFDDEEIKDVFKKYIELLSKKDNLIKIEKIEERALNTYIEFPEGINRISADDLIELNKKLDEGVKYIKFIFDELGEHKKILIEMKDTLYEIKEILKNNKNTQ comes from the coding sequence ATGGCAACGACTTATGAGTTAAAAATATGTGGCAAAGTTCAACATGTTGGATTTAGGGATAGGATAGAAAACTTAGGGCGTGCATTAGGTATTAGTGGCATAGTATATAACTATAAGGATGGGACAGTTAGGATATTGGCAAACTTTGATGATGAAGAAATAAAGGATGTCTTTAAAAAGTATATCGAATTACTGTCTAAAAAAGATAACCTTATAAAAATAGAGAAGATTGAGGAAAGGGCATTGAATACCTACATTGAGTTCCCAGAGGGGATTAATAGAATATCGGCAGATGATTTAATAGAGTTGAATAAAAAGTTGGATGAAGGAGTGAAGTATATTAAGTTTATATTTGATGAATTAGGGGAACATAAAAAGATTTTAATTGAGATGAAAGATACGCTATATGAAATAAAGGAAATTCTTAAAAATAATAAAAACACCCAATAA
- a CDS encoding NADH-quinone oxidoreductase subunit B family protein, which translates to MIKKIARKKCIHIMLVYTGGCNGCDIEVVNAVFSPFYDAEQYNVFLTFNPREADILVVSGCVTKFVEESLRKIYEKIPEPKAVVAVGSCALMGGVYKNIGGDLGVSDFVAGPVENIIPVDVKVPGCAPRPEDIIAGIAKAIHKVVEG; encoded by the coding sequence ATGATTAAAAAAATAGCAAGAAAAAAATGTATTCATATTATGCTCGTTTATACTGGCGGATGCAATGGTTGTGATATTGAAGTAGTTAATGCAGTATTTTCTCCATTTTACGATGCTGAACAATATAATGTTTTTTTAACTTTTAATCCAAGAGAGGCAGATATTTTAGTAGTTTCTGGATGTGTAACTAAATTTGTTGAAGAATCCTTAAGAAAGATTTATGAAAAAATTCCTGAGCCTAAGGCAGTTGTTGCTGTTGGTTCCTGTGCGTTAATGGGTGGAGTTTATAAAAATATAGGAGGAGATTTGGGAGTTTCTGACTTTGTTGCTGGACCTGTTGAAAATATAATTCCAGTTGATGTTAAAGTGCCTGGCTGTGCTCCAAGACCTGAAGACATTATTGCTGGAATTGCCAAGGCAATTCATAAAGTTGTTGAAGGATGA